The region CTAACTTCATTATATAATCAGTAGACCTAACTTTCTTAAAAAGAGACAGTATGAGTATGAGTTCTAGAAAAGTACCCTACTGGGTTATAAAAACCTTACCCTAAGCCaagcattgtggtacatgcctttaaccccagaacttgggagacagaggtaggaagaatgctaTGAGTTTGacgtctgagactacatagtgaattccaggtcagtcagcctgggctacagcgagaccctacctcaataaaccaaaaaaaaaaaaaaaaaagctttacctTAATGCCATAGGTTGTTGCTGGTAAATACCACTGAGAAATGGGTCACCCCTCCCTAACAGTGAGCTGTTGGACAAGGAGTCTCATGAGGCATCCAAAACAATTCAGGCCATtgacaaagcacttggttacacACCAGagttagatggtaagaccctactgctgaagacactatggGCTGTCATCACCGGacattaagaaatcaagctggaactgagatagaAGACTTTTCCCTGCCTGCTAGCTGTTATAATACTAGAAAGTGGTATGTGAATGGAGGATAAAATGTCATCAACAGTGGCTCCTGCAAGCTGTACCcatgggtgcaagagtggcatatAAATTATGGGGATAATCACTGGTCTCAGATTGgctatgaggcccactcagtgggagggacttcatgcctggtactgagaaccaaatcaGAAACCTATTCCTGAAAAGTCTTAGATCCTAGAAGGAAGCTTCCACTGCTCCTTGGCTAAATGAAGAGATTATGCCTAGCAAAAGCCTTCtaaatatacatatgtttatcccctttgattaaTGCTGCTCTTACTCTGCTAGAGGACCTGCTTTTTACAGATAATGGTGAATACtaggagacccaagactcacctAAATGACAAGAGGGAAAAGACAAGTGCCTCACACTAGAAGATTCATTTCTATCACAGGGTCCAGGAAACGCTGcaaaggaagtggcagattaTAGATGAGTGCTACTGTCGGAGCACTTCTCTATGGAGATAGCAGTAGACACTTAGGAAACTCAAAACTTACCCAAGTAGAAAATAAGCGGCTGCCAAGAGCTCAAGAATAAAGATGATATAACAACATGCCCTCCGAGGCTCAGGAACATattggaagagggggcaggaagaatgtaagaggcacagggtggTAAAATGTACTCTGAAGCACTATccacccctcctccctgccacagggattgactggtgcattcatgacctcgtAGTAATTATCAACACATACTGAGGAAGGCTTCAGTGGAACGGGAGCTAGGAGGGAGGGATTAGAGGAGAAGATAAAGAATAATCTGATGGGAATACAACCAATTTACAGTATGTTCGTATATTCCATTTCGCAATAAAACcttttccaaaattaaaaataaattaaaattttttaaatgttgttaatAAAGTGAAAAAGACATTAGGAACTTGGaaaaatatatgcaaattaaGGAAAAGGCAAAACAATTTAttcacaatattaaaaaaaagttgttctTGCCAGGAATGTtggtgcataccttcaatcccagcacttgggaggcagaggtaggaggatcactgtgagttcaaggccaccctgagactacataataaatttcaggtcagcctggactagaatgaaaccctccctcaaaaaaaaaaaaaaatgttgggtctggagaaatggattagcagttaaagtgcttgcctgtgaagcctaaggacctaggtttgattccccagtacttgcaTAAGCCAAGTGCAAAGGtggttgtatgcatctggaattcatttgcagtggctagaggccctggcatgcccattctctctatctgcctctacctctcctatctcaaataaataaataaaataaaataaatatttttaactcaaaagtaagaaaataagCAACTCATTTCTAAAGACATACAGATGCCAAGCTAGGACATGAAGATATGGCTAATATCTGTGATactactatacacacacataattgaGTGGAGGAAATTCCATGTACAAAGTGATCTAATAAGAGGTAACTTAATTTGATGCTGGTAGACCAAAGGTAATACTAAAAGATGGTTACCACTTTTAGctacttacctcaaaaaaaaataaactttatgttTATATAAAACCCTATACATGTATGCTTATAGTagctttataataaaaatttgggaaGAACCCAACTGCCTATCAATCAATGAATAGATAAGCAGAATGCAGCATAGTATTGTAATAAATTAGAAGAGAATATTCATATACAAAATAAGAGCACCTATGAAGGATATATGCTGTCAAAGaagtcagattttaaaaaaaaaaaaacactttgtgatttatttatatagtatTCTGTGAAAGGCAAAATTACAATGACAGGACAAATCAGTGGTTCATCTGTAGTTCTATCCCATACTGTGCTTCCTGTTCTGTGTCATGTGAATGACTGGCCTCACAATCTCTCCATGAAAGATGGAACCACTTTTCTAGGCCTTTTCTGCTAGTgaactgaaaccatgagccaaaatcaacctttgcTCCCTGCAACTGTCTAGTGTTTTAGTCACAGTGAGGCAAAAACAACTAATAGTCCAAATGGACAAAGAGAGAAATCCCCTATACCAATTATCCCTTGAAACCCTCCTTTAAACTTTAACTCTtatggctagggatatagctccgtggtagagtacttgcctagcatgaacaaggctctgggttcgatcccctgttctacaaaaaaaaagaaagaaaaatttcttaCCTCTTTACTACAGTACTATTCCTACATGCTATTTACTGCAGTGTTATTCCTCCCAATCCTTAATCccatattaaatattttgaatccTGAATTTAGCACCTCACTCATACAGACTGGCTTAATCCTGTAACATATAAATCATATACCATAATCCTCCAAACTCTAGTATAAAAATTTTTCCCAAGAAATAAAACATCTTTCCAACTATACACTGAagagctagggatcaaactcaacaGTACAGCACTTATCTAACGTATGaagctctgagtttgatcccaggtactacaaacaaagcaaaaccaactACAGTctgaatcaatctctctctctctctctttctctctctctcacgcacacacatacacacctgaaGCACATGTCCTATACTAAATTCATTATCTTATTTTCAAAATCTAGTCTTCTCACCTGCATTAGAGGTTTGTGCACCCACCTGGTAAAGCTGGAACCCTGGAACTCAATGTAAttgttctctttccctttctgttcctACATTCAAACTGTCTGAACAGCATGATTTCATCTAATTTCCTAGCTTAAAAGGTACTCTTTAAAGTAAAAAACTCAGATATGCTCATTCTATCAGTTTATTAGAAACTGACTTTGTACATAAATGAAATAAGATCAAAGTAATACATTCATTTCATCTAATACGATCCTCTATTTGTGCTACCTTCTTACATAACTTAACAAATCCCAGGATACTCCCCAATTTGGGGTATCAATGAGCATGAGTGGcccaaaaattatataaatataagcaCAACATCATTATTTTGAGTTGGTTCCAAACGTCctagagaaatattttaaaatgtaagtgcCTTGGACCAGCCACAGCACTCGTGGGAGAGAGTGAAGGGAATGTACATAGAGCTAGCAGGCccggagatacagctcagtggtacagcacttgctggCCGTGCACCAAGCCCTAGGTTAAACGCAGTAccacagagaaggaaaaggaaaaggcaaaaaaaaaaaaaaaaaatagagctcgTGATAAGAAGTTGGACAGAGGAATAGTGTGGAACACATGAGGAAGAAGGGGCTGAAGATCCTTCAAGCTGAGCGGGAAACTCAGCCACCCTGCATTTCCAACATTGCTTGACTAACAGCTCTAGGAAACTCCATCACAGAAAGAACTTCATCACCACAACTTACTTGGCACTAATTTAAAATGCAAAACCAAagttgggcattgtggcacacatctttaatcccagcactcaggaggcagaggtaggaggatcaatgtgagtttgaggcaaccctgagaatacatagtgaattccaggtgagcctgggctagaggaaaccataccttgaaaccacaaaagaaaaaaaaaatgcaaaaccagccaggtgtggtggtatatacctttaatcccagcacttgggaggcagagatagactgCTATCTGTTTGaggctgcctgagactacatagtaaatttcaggtcagcctgggctagagcaagaccctacttgggggaggggggacaaaGCTTTCCTCTTAGTTACAAAGGAACAGAGACTAGCACAGAGAAGATTCTAGAAAGTTTTACTCACTTCTCTCCTCCTACTATACCAGCTCCCTCACCCCAACTGACTGAGAAAAATGGAGGGAATCCTACTCAAAGAAAACAACTTAGATGGAGATAGGGTGCATTTTGAATGGTTTGATGTGAAGATAAGTGGACTCTCCTCCCAGGATCCCTCACCACCTTTAAGACTATCACCAGATTCTAGGTTCCTTGGTTCTGCAAAGCTGCTCATCACTTGATGTGACACCCATTACCTGTTCTGGCTTCAGTGCCCACAAGCAGCCTCCACATCCACTAAGTCATGTGGTTCTCACAACCCTATGAGGCAGGAGTGCAGGGAATGTCACCCCTAGTTGAAAAATGAGGAACCTAAAACTTACAGAGTTAGGTCCCTCACCCAAGTTTATACTGTTGACAGCGACACAATCAAAATTGAAGCCCAGGTCCAATCTCCAAAATCCTTCCACTGGTTTTTAGAGAATGAAGTTCTTATCCTTCATCAGCTGCTTTCAGAGGTTTCAGGCAGCTCCACTGAGAACTGGATGAGTCCTCATGCGATAGATGATGACTGCAATGGCTGGGCACAGCAACAAGGAGGTCATGATGATAATGGTACCCAGGATGATGAGGACAATGGCCCAGATATCCAGGATGTGCGTGGGAAGCATAACTTCCACAGGTGATTGGCTGATGGCATCCATGCTGGCTCTGTAAGAGACAGGAAAGGAAAGTCAACACTGTGTGCCCTCTCCACATTTCCCTAGTTAGAAGGAAAGTCAGAAGTCAGAGGTTTCCTGTGTGAACATTAAGACTACTTAAACAGTAATCAAAATACCTTCATTTGCTGGGGCTTCCTATGACCAAACCTGtgcaaggaactttttttttttttattttttaaaatgtttattatttatttttcttttttttttcttttttttccccctctctctctccctccctccctccctccctctctctctctctctctctctctctctctctttttaatttttattaccattttccatgattataaaaaaaatcccatgttaattcccccctcccccctgcaAGGAACTTTATTAATTCATTCACTTGCAACATCAACCACCAAACCTGTGAACTATGTAATAGAGGGACTCTAATGGCCATCCACTTTatgtttttacagatggcagtagtggtagtttgaataaatgacccccaatagattcaggggtTTTATTTGGATTTCTTGGATACCTGagtagaggaggtgtcactgggtggatcctagggtccagccctaaggtgtgggagtgtgcctgtgcttgcttgtggtgctggggtGGCTTGTAGCTTCTCTCTTGGCATGGGTCTGGGAAAGagaacccagcttcttctgccatcacggaacttcccctctatctttaataaatcccttcctccataactgtgtctggtttagaagttcatccctgTGACCTGACACTATTACATCAGTGAATACCTAGATACCCAACACCCATGGAAAGCCAACTTCCTAGCACAAGATGAGCCACATCTATTATGTCTCCCAGGGCCCAGAGAAAGTGGTAGATTAAATGTGAGTGCCACcttcactgctagcctgagaacctcctatagggagatggtggtagacaatgagaagactcaaaacctatcaaagcagaaaatcagaggctgctgagagctcaacactaaaggagacttataacaagcCCTCCACGGCCCaggaaacattgtagaagaggaaatagaaagaatgtaagagccccaggGTGGGAATATGTATTCTGAAGCATAGTTCCTTCTGCCCCCAGAGACTAactagtgcattcatgactccacagtgaatactgaaACCTCACAGGGGAGaggaggtggggaagagagaacataagagtataacccaatgggactatgaccaatatgcagtatgttcatacaataaGGTTCTCAATTAATGTTAAAAATTTAACTTTCAAAGGGCATTAaagtagaagagattcagtggaagggagagggagaccagggacaagagaaagtaatggtagggggttatgatcaaagtatgttgtatacatgtataaaattgtcgataaaacattaaattaaatttaaaagtgagtcattggggatggagagaaggcttagcggttaaggcagctGCATGTGAAGTCCACcaacccaagttcgactccccagtacccacataaagccagatgttccaaagtggtacatgcagctggagttcgtatgcagcagctacaggtcctggtgtgcctattctctcctccacctacctatctctctctttttctttctgcttgcaaataagttaattaattaaattaaaagtgagtcattgaggctggagagattgctcagaagttaaggcacttgcctgcaaagcctaatgacctggatttaatttcccagtacccacatagaaccagatgcacaaagtgtcacatgcatctggagttcctttgcagtagatggaagccctggcacacacattctctctctacctatctatctatcactctctgcttgcaaataaatttttaaaaatttttaaaaatgaagaaatcaagcctggcatggtggtgcattcttttaatcccaatactcaggaggcagaggtaggaggatcactgtgggtttgaagccagcctgagaatacatagtgaattccaggtcagcctaggctaaagcaagatctacctccaaaatccaaaaagaaggaggagaaatcaTTAGCAAGGAAGTCCAtagttttcatctttaaaaaaatgaattatgggctggagaatcatggcttagcagttaaggtgctttcctgcaaaaccaaaggacctcggttcgattccccaggatccacataagccagatgcagaaggtagtgcatgcatctggaatttgtttgcagtggctggaagccctggcacacccattctctccctccctccctccctctctctctctctctctctctctgtcttataaataaataaaaattttaaaaattgaatcatTTAGTTTATTAAAAGAAACcactgaaggggctggagagatgggtcagtgtttaaagatgcttgcttgtaaggcctgctgaacctggtttgattccccaggacccttgtaaagccaaatgcacaagatggaacacgcatctggagttcattacaggGGCAGTGGACACTCATActttatattcatattcatactcaaataactaagtatgtatgtaaataaataaaattaaacatttttctaacaacccactgctgccactgtatgtaagttgttctttttttgcgggggtggggaggttcaaggtgtcactctaacccaggctgacctggaattccctatgtagtctcagggtggccttgaactcatagtgatcctcctacctctgcctcccaagtgctgggattaaaggagtgtaccaccatgcccagctgtaagtTATTAATCACCACACCTAAAGTAGAGTTCcaaatgtgtacatacatacatgttctaCAGTATTATGAGCACTTAAGTACCCatcagaagttaatgg is a window of Jaculus jaculus isolate mJacJac1 chromosome 13, mJacJac1.mat.Y.cur, whole genome shotgun sequence DNA encoding:
- the Smim3 gene encoding small integral membrane protein 3 translates to MDAISQSPVEVMLPTHILDIWAIVLIILGTIIIMTSLLLCPAIAVIIYRMRTHPVLSGAA